From the Myripristis murdjan chromosome 14, fMyrMur1.1, whole genome shotgun sequence genome, one window contains:
- the angptl5 gene encoding angiopoietin-related protein 5, translating into MNLSAHTGLDTGNSTIFNQSEILNEDSSQAHVKTQKPLRGVKGQEACSMPCDVTAKLLRDEKHSLCVHLQQSLLTFGRSTRKLIRDVMEEQQRALDFLSSQVTELMTRVQTLSSEVQRSNTEMYSIKPVQSHGRDCSDIKDNLISVVPKIPSGIYIVHPENIDSSFEVFCEMDYMGGGWTVIQRRTDGLTDFKRPWADYSDGFGHLPGEHWLGLRKVFHILNQKDTRFQLHIALVSHDDITSYASYDDFRLDNETHFFSIHLGRYAGSAGDAFRGYDQEQNQDTAPFSASDVDNDGCNPFCSINNRTVESCSSQHNQTGWWFNQCGLANLNGSPQDPEQNRGRSTHILWDTWRQNGVPHSIKSVTMKIRRITTNN; encoded by the exons GACACAGGAAACAGTACCATTTTTAACCAGTCAGAGATACTCAATGAGGACTCCTCCCAAGCACATGTGAAAACCCAAAAGCCGCTcagaggggtcaaaggtcaggaggCGTGTTCCATGCCATGTGACGTCACCGCCAAGCTGCTGCGAGATGAGAAACATTCACTTTGTG tccATTTACAGCAGTCTCTGCTAACATTTGGGCGCAGTACCCGAAAGCTGATCAGAGACGtgatggaggagcagcagcgAGCGCTGGACTTCCTCAGCAGTCAG GTCACAGAGCTGATGACCCGAGTGCAGACGCTCAGCTCCGAGGTTCAGAGGAGCAACACCGAAATGTACTCCATCAAACCTGTCCAATCGCACG GACGAGACTGCAGCGACATCAAGGACAATCTCATCTCAGTGGTTCCCAAGATCCCCAGTGGCATTTACATCGTCCACCCAGAGAACATCGACTCCTCCTTTGAG GTGTTCTGTGAGATGGACTACATGGGCGGCGGATGGACGGTGatacagaggaggacagacggATTAACTGACTTCAAACGACCCTGGGCAGATTATTCAGATGGCTTTGGCCACCTTCCAG gagAACACTGGCTGGGCCTAAGAAAGGTGTTTCACATACTCAACCAGAAGGACACTCGGTTCCAGCTTCACATCGCTCTGGTCTCCCATGACGACATCACCTCTTACGCCTCATATGATGATTTCCGGCTGGACAATGAAACACACTTCTTCAGTATCCACCTGGGCAGATATGCAGGCAGTGCAG GAGATGCGTTCCGCGGCTACGACCAGGAGCAGAACCAGGACACAGCTCCCTTCAGTGCATCAGATGTTGACAACGACGGCTGCAATCCGTTCTGCTCCATCAACAACCGCACGGTGgagagctgcagctcccagcaCAACCAGACAGGATGGTGGTTCAACCAGTGCGGCCTGGCAAACCTCAACGGCTCACCACAGGACCCGGAGCAGAACCGAGGCCGCAGCACTCACATCCTCTGGGACACCTGGAGGCAGAACGGAGTCCCTCACAGCATCAAATCTGTCACGATGAAGATCAGGAGGATTACGACCAATAACTGA